One Ahaetulla prasina isolate Xishuangbanna chromosome 1, ASM2864084v1, whole genome shotgun sequence DNA window includes the following coding sequences:
- the USP45 gene encoding ubiquitin carboxyl-terminal hydrolase 45 isoform X2: MRVKDPSKVTHDKNKRQRKANQHQDEDSSDDIAGLTCQHVGQAVDVHHVKRAVAQNVWSICSECLKERRIYNGEPVMPSDIWLCLRCGIQGCGQNSEGQHSLKHFQTAQVDSHCIVINLSTWIIWCYECNEELSTHCNKKALTQIVDFLQRHVTRNESSSSSKIIWLHEENNEANDILRGKGLSSSWASVPVKGINNLGNTCFFNAVMQNLAQTHMLSELMCEMKEKGTKLKIAQSPASQLDPLVVNLSNPGSLTSAMLLFLHSMKDAGKGPLSPKILFNQLCQKIHW, encoded by the exons ATGAGGGTAAAAGATCCATCAAAGGTTACCCATGATAAAaataagagacaaagaaaggcaaATCAACATCAGGATGAAGATTCCTCAGATGATATTGCAG GGTTAACATGCCAACATGTGGGCCAGGCAGTTGATGTCCATCATGTGAAGCGAGCAGTGGCTCAAAATGTTTGGTCAATATGCTCAGAGTGCTTAAAGGAAAGGAGAATATATAATGGTGAACCAGTAATGCCTTCTGATATATGGCTCTGTCTCCGATGTGGCATTCAg ggctgtggtcaaaattcagaaggCCAGCATTCTCTAAAGCATTTCCAGACTGCACAGGTGGATTCTCATTGTATTGTAATCAATCTTAGCACATGGATCATATG GTGTTATGAATGTAATGAGGAACTCTCAACACACTGTAACAAAAAGGCTTTGACACAGATCGTTGACTTCCTCCAAAGGCATGTTACTAGAAATGAATCAA GTTCATCgtcaaaaattatatggttacatGAAGAAAACAATGAAGCAAATGACATATTAAGAGGAAAAGGCCTCAGTTCCAGCTGGGCATCTGTTCCTGTTAAAGGCATTAATAACTTAGGAAACACGTGCTTCTTTAATGCTGTTATGCAG AACTTGGCACAGACACACATGTTAAGTGAGCTAATGTGCGAAATGAAAGAAAAGGGGACAAAGCTAAAAATAGCTCAAAGCCCAGCATCTCAACTG GATCCATTGGTGGTGAATCTTTCAAATCCTGGATCTCTGACTTCAGCCATGCTCCTGTTCCTTCATAGCATGAAAGATGCTGGGAAAGGTCCTCTTTCTCCTAAAATTTTGTTCAACCAGCTATGCCAGAA GATCCATTGGTAG